One Nodosilinea sp. FACHB-141 DNA segment encodes these proteins:
- a CDS encoding Uma2 family endonuclease, which translates to MIPSTTAALLSFEDYIAYDDGTENRYELADGELVAMTPPTFRHMLIAKFIEQCLDAEIARLGLGWFCFREAGVRTGVRKSRLTDVYVLTPEQVGELVNRAAIAQTPPLLAVEVVSPDSITRDYRYKRTEYAALEIPEYWIVDPLESKVTVLTFNEGLYDEAVFFGDQLLVSPTFPELSLSVEQILAAGNLP; encoded by the coding sequence ATGATCCCCTCCACCACAGCAGCTCTTCTTAGCTTTGAAGACTACATTGCCTACGATGACGGCACTGAAAACCGTTATGAACTGGCGGATGGAGAGCTGGTTGCCATGACTCCGCCGACTTTTCGGCACATGCTGATTGCCAAGTTCATTGAGCAGTGCCTGGATGCAGAAATCGCTCGCCTGGGTCTGGGTTGGTTCTGCTTTCGGGAAGCCGGAGTGCGTACTGGGGTGCGAAAATCGCGGTTGACGGATGTCTATGTGTTAACACCAGAACAAGTTGGTGAACTGGTGAATCGGGCGGCGATCGCCCAAACGCCTCCGTTGCTCGCTGTAGAAGTCGTTAGCCCCGACTCCATTACCCGCGACTATCGTTACAAGCGCACAGAATACGCTGCCCTAGAGATTCCCGAATACTGGATTGTCGATCCGCTGGAGTCTAAAGTGACGGTGCTGACCTTCAATGAAGGGCTCTACGACGAAGCCGTATTTTTTGGGGATCAGCTCCTGGTGTCGCCCACATTTCCTGAGCTGTCGCTGTCAGTGGAGCAGATTTTGGCGGCGGGCAATCTGCCTTAG